One stretch of Enterobacter sp. RHBSTW-00994 DNA includes these proteins:
- the kdsC gene encoding 3-deoxy-manno-octulosonate-8-phosphatase KdsC, with amino-acid sequence MSNAGASLATCYGPVSAHMMAQAEKIRLLILDVDGVLSDGLIYMGNNGEELKAFNVRDGYGIRCALTSGIEVAIITGRKAKLVEDRCETLGITHLYQGQSDKMVAFRDLLTKLSIAPEHVAYVGDDLIDWPVMAEVGLSIAVADAHPLLIPRADYVTHINGGRGAVREVCDLLLLAQGKLDEAKGQSI; translated from the coding sequence ATGAGTAATGCGGGTGCATCCCTTGCAACCTGTTATGGCCCGGTGAGTGCCCACATGATGGCGCAGGCGGAAAAGATCCGTCTGCTGATCCTGGATGTCGATGGCGTCCTCTCCGATGGCTTGATTTATATGGGCAATAATGGCGAAGAGCTGAAAGCATTTAATGTTCGTGATGGTTACGGTATTCGCTGCGCGCTCACATCGGGCATCGAAGTTGCTATCATCACCGGACGGAAGGCTAAACTGGTAGAAGACCGCTGTGAAACACTGGGCATTACCCATCTGTATCAGGGACAATCCGATAAGATGGTCGCGTTCAGGGATTTACTGACGAAACTGTCCATCGCGCCAGAACATGTTGCCTACGTCGGCGACGATCTGATCGACTGGCCAGTCATGGCTGAAGTGGGCCTGAGTATCGCGGTCGCGGATGCACATCCGCTGTTGATCCCGCGTGCCGACTACGTTACCCATATCAACGGTGGTCGTGGTGCTGTCCGTGAAGTATGCGATTTACTGCTGCTGGCGCAGGGTAAGCTTGATGAGGCCAAAGGGCAATCGATATGA
- the lptC gene encoding LPS export ABC transporter periplasmic protein LptC: MSKTRRWVIILLSLVALILIGVNLADRDDTPTEVVNTNDPTYKSDHSDTVVYSPEGALNYRLIAQHVEYFSEQGVSWFTQPVMTTFDTDKTPTWSIKADRAKLTNDRMLYLYGHVEVNALTADSQLRKITTDNAQINLVTQDVTSQDLVTLYGTTFNSSGLRMRGNLRSKNAELIEKVRTSYEIQNKQTQP; encoded by the coding sequence ATGAGTAAAACCAGACGTTGGGTTATCATTCTGCTTTCACTTGTTGCATTGATCCTGATTGGCGTGAACCTTGCTGACCGTGACGATACGCCAACAGAAGTGGTCAACACTAATGATCCAACATATAAAAGCGATCACAGTGACACCGTGGTCTATAGCCCGGAAGGTGCGCTGAACTATCGCCTGATTGCCCAGCATGTTGAATATTTTTCGGAGCAAGGTGTTTCGTGGTTTACCCAGCCGGTAATGACTACCTTTGATACCGATAAAACACCGACATGGTCGATTAAAGCTGACAGAGCAAAATTGACAAATGACCGTATGCTTTATCTGTATGGTCATGTTGAGGTCAATGCCCTGACCGCAGACTCTCAACTGCGCAAAATTACTACGGATAATGCCCAGATCAACCTGGTCACTCAGGATGTCACTTCGCAGGATCTGGTCACATTGTACGGTACAACATTTAATTCCAGCGGTCTGAGAATGCGCGGGAACTTACGCAGCAAAAACGCCGAGCTGATTGAAAAGGTTAGAACCTCCTATGAAATTCAAAACAAACAAACTCAGCCTTAA
- the lptA gene encoding lipopolysaccharide ABC transporter substrate-binding protein LptA, translated as MKFKTNKLSLNFVIASALLAASLPALAVTGDTEQPIHIESDTQSLDMQGNVVTFTGNVVMTQGTIKINADKVVVTRPGGEQGKEIIDGYGNPATFYQMQDNGKPVKGRATHMHYELAKDLVILTGNAYLEQLDSNITGDKITYLVKEQKMQASSEKGKRVTTVLVPSQLQDKGQSQAPAQKKSN; from the coding sequence ATGAAATTCAAAACAAACAAACTCAGCCTTAATTTCGTGATTGCCAGCGCACTGCTGGCCGCCAGTCTTCCCGCGCTTGCTGTGACTGGTGATACCGAACAACCGATTCATATTGAATCCGACACTCAGTCGCTTGATATGCAGGGTAACGTCGTCACCTTCACTGGCAACGTCGTCATGACCCAGGGCACAATCAAAATTAATGCCGATAAAGTGGTCGTCACCCGTCCGGGCGGCGAGCAGGGCAAAGAAATTATTGATGGCTATGGCAACCCTGCCACCTTCTATCAAATGCAGGATAACGGTAAGCCAGTAAAAGGCCGCGCCACACATATGCACTATGAGCTGGCGAAAGACCTTGTCATCCTGACAGGTAATGCTTATCTGGAACAACTGGATAGCAATATCACCGGTGACAAAATCACCTATCTGGTGAAAGAGCAGAAGATGCAAGCGTCCAGCGAGAAAGGCAAACGCGTGACAACCGTGCTTGTTCCATCACAGCTGCAGGACAAAGGCCAAAGCCAGGCCCCGGCACAGAAGAAGAGTAACTAA